A genomic window from Triticum urartu cultivar G1812 chromosome 7, Tu2.1, whole genome shotgun sequence includes:
- the LOC125521811 gene encoding uncharacterized protein LOC125521811, whose product MGDNLNDNGVAPVAPHSRFMDGLVDASKEPFVYCYECPMSFWGSPAHIVHHLTQACGDHYWPLAKNIKYKTCYPFTVPESLEDQRRLLVSEEDGSVFLLILAIGKARAGRRHISVVCVRGNAADTDTDTRPMYGCVLTITTPRRYVGGDTGYIKLTWTLPRWDLPADVDMEDAWYYLTSNNVHGDSKEVHLDICITKLN is encoded by the exons atgggcgacaacctcaacgacAATGGTgttgctcccgttgcacc ccactcccgtttcatggacggcctggtcgatgcctccaaggagcccttcgtctactgctatgagtgcccgatgTCGTTTTGGGGCTCGCCGGCACACATCGTGCATCACCTGACGCAGGCGTGCGGCGATCACTACTGGCCCTTGGCGAAGAACATCAAGTACaagacgtgctacccgttcaccgtgccggagtcgctggaggatcagcgccgcctgctagtctcagaggaggacggcagcgtcttcctcttgatcCTGGCCATCGGCAAGGCCCGCGCAGGCCGCCGCCACATCTCTGTAGTGTGCGTCAGGGGCAACGCCGCTGACActgacactgacacgaggccgatgtaCGGGTGCGTGCTCACTATTACTACCCCTCGGAGGTACGTGGGCGGCGACACTGGCTACATCAAGCTGACTTGGACTCTGCCGAGATGGGACCTTCCCGccgatgtggacatggaagaTGCATGGTATTATTTGACCTCCAACAATGTGCatggggactccaaggaggttcatcTGGACATCTGCATTACTAAGTTAAACTAG
- the LOC125521810 gene encoding uncharacterized protein LOC125521810: protein MASCETLRARPQRYFPQICLTYDHMEHMVKFHGRTAGLKRSEEVEDYFDIQFLTAEDANRAFNHLKGKVPNMEFSWAPRNIIKDKPPTGVVDTSFVPPKCDLDCFSELPSLPIPANQPFPTFWKLPPPQHKRKRGRQSPEPPRSAERYPPSSVQMDEVDPRPPFTARYWAQLRPIYSQNASLLVLKDLQPNKSEKTNRPSLGILQKEILGYLFSQRKNC, encoded by the exons ATGGCGTCATGCGAAACCTTGAGGGCAAGACCTCAGAGATATTTCCCACAGATTTGTCTGACATATGACCATATGGAGcatatggtgaagtttcatggCCGG ACTGCTGGTCTCAAGAGGTCTGAAGAAGTGGAGGACTATTTTGATATTCAGTTTCTAACTGCTGAAGACGCCAACCGTGCCTTTAACCATCTCAAGGGCAAGGTACCAAACATGGAGTTCAGTTGGGCGCCGAGGAACATTATCAAAGACAAGCCACCAACTG GAGTGGTGGATACTTCATTCGTCCCACCAAAATGTGATCTCGATTGCTTTAGTGAGCTG CCTTCCCTGCCCATTCCTGCCAATCAGCCATTCCCCACATTCTGGAAGTTGCCGCCTCCACAGCATAAACGGAAGAGAGGTCGACAGTCTCCAGAGCCTCCACGTTCCGCAGAGCGGTATCCCCCAAGTAGTGTTCAGATGGATGAAGTCGACCCACGCCCTCCATTCACAGCGCGCTACTGGGCGCAACTTCGTCCGATATACA GCCAGAATGCAtccctccttgtcttgaaagatttgcagcctaataagtcggagaaaacaaataggcctagcttgggtattcttcaaaaagaaatattgGGCTACCTATTTTCTCAAAGAAAAAACTGCTAG